One stretch of Miscanthus floridulus cultivar M001 unplaced genomic scaffold, ASM1932011v1 os_2657_1_2, whole genome shotgun sequence DNA includes these proteins:
- the LOC136535297 gene encoding uncharacterized protein, with protein sequence MNSREADLTQAQYEQVCPSWCDNHRECWTEIVRMWRTDEAYARRADRQGRRAQMRGVSHHQGNQPLPQFATRWTQTHGGQEINEYTTYLLSHKGKATDPNNVYNPEDGPDAYTNPTAYEKATEYTVTARQRYGETFDPTAEPLDIDLLQRLGPGKQHGRYYMAHSALDPSQVPTLTQVRSTPTSSSDIPVAPRRQPRWRPRWRRGSPRCTRR encoded by the exons ATGAACTCGAGGGAGGCCGACCTCACCCAAGCGCAATACGAGCAG GTGTGTCCGTCGTGGTGCGACAACCACAGGGAATGCTGGACGGAGATTGTGCGCATGTGGCGCACGGATGAGGCGTACGCGAGGCGCGCCGACCGTCAGGGCCGCCGCGCGCAGATGCGAGGGGTGTCACACCACCAAGGGAATCAGCCCCTCCCCCAGTTCGCGACAAGATGG acgcagacgcacggtgggcaggaaatcaacgagtacaccacgtacctcctctctcacaagggcaaggcgacggatccgaacaacgtctacaacccggaggacgggcccgatgCGTACACCAACCCCACCGCCTACGAGAAGGCCACCGAGTACACCGTCACGGCTCGCCAGCGCTACGGGGAGACATTCGACCCCACCGCCGAGCCCCTGGACATAGACCTCCTGCAGAGGTTGGGaccagggaagcagcacggccgctaCTACATGGCCCACAGCGCCCTCGACCCGTCCCAGGTTCCTACGCTGACCCAGGTTCGATCCACGCCCACGAGCTCCAGCGACATCCCCGTAGCGCCCCGGCGGCA gcccagatggaggccaagatggaggagaggatcgccacgttgcacgcgcagatga
- the LOC136535294 gene encoding uncharacterized protein, with amino-acid sequence MGDREWMYSGFASKSHEWIRGTTEFLEHAFGPAAKGSIRMPCPCSECRNKKKKVKAQVLRDLFKHGFVPNYTRWRHHGEYHPIRDEVVRPVLEEYDGDAGMADMMADFHEARFGEGMDVEEDPEETAKAFYDMMESAQKPLHEKTKLTQLDAVSRLIGLKSQLGISRDGFDLVLSIVGGLLPADHVLPTNTYATQKLLRALKMPYEGIHACPKGCVLFRGDLEEAKTCPKCDASRFVLVEGSDGSMKQSKVPEKVVRHLPFLPRLQRLYMTEESAKQMTWHKNGKRYHPDKMVHPADGDAWKHFDNMNPVKAMEARNVRVALATDGFNPFGMMAAPYTCWPVFVIPLNLPPGVMFEPKNVLLTLIIPGHPGDNMGVFMQPVWDELELAWEEGVLTYDRATKRNFRMHVWYQYSMHDFLAYGLFSGWCVHGKFPCPTCKADVMFTWLAKGGKFSSFDKHRQFLPENHEFRLDVKHFTKGVQVTGPIPQVKSPAAVLADIQALEPEETGGFKGYARDHMWTHISGLTRLPYFKDLLLPHNIDVMHTEKNVAEALWATLMDVGKKSKDNVKARLDLEMICDRPNLVMKTPAPGRKWKRGPADYILKRADRKEVLQWIKTLKFPDGYAANLSRGVNLQTMKVLGMKSHDFHIWIERILPAMTRGYLPEHVWRVLAELSFFFRQLCAKELSRDVCVELEKAAPLLLCKLEMIFPPGFFLSMQHLILHLPREARLGGPVQARWCYPIERCLKLLRKNCRNKAKIEASVGEASVLEEVSTFTQAYYTEKLRSMHNPTPRYNADENSSILSLFQGDLGSGSAGTNKQLNHQEWQTIMFTLLINLDEVIPYQKEFISQYWRGNRAPTEQEEDNLLRHGVPDFISWFCTKARTDAEMSDELKQVGRGFSHRVKSFTVYDVNGYRFRTRSYEESRPNLKTMCCGVRTPGTDGKDYYGIVEEIYELNFKGARDFSAGGIQMPLVRS; translated from the exons ATgggtgaccgtgagtggatgtactcgggcTTCGCAAGTAAGAGCCACGAATGGATCAGGGGGACGACTGAgttcctggagcatgcatttggcccagctgctaaagggtcgattcggatgccgtgtccctgcagcgagtgcaggaacaagaagaagaaagtaaaggCTCAGGTGTTGAGAGATCTGTTCAAGCACGGGTTCGTTCCAAACTATACCCGTTGGCGCCACCATGGTGAATACCATCCTATTAGGGACGAGGTGGTGCGACCCGTCCTCGAGGAGTATGATGGCGATGCCGGGATGGCAGACATGATGGCAGACTTCCACGAAGCACGGTTTGGCGAAGGAATGGATGTGGAGGAAGATCCGGAGGAAACCGCGAAGgccttctacgacatgatggagtcggcacagaagccccttcacgagaagacaaagcttacgcaACTGGATGCCGTCTCACGCCTGATAGGGTTGAAGTCGCAGCTGGGCATTAGTCGAGACGGCTTCGATCTCGTGTTGAGCATTGTTGGGGGACTGCTTCCGGCAGATCATGTCCTGCCGACGAACACCTACGCTACACAGaagctccttcgtgcacttaagatgccgtatgaggggatccatgcttgtccgaaggggtgcgtcctgttCAGGGGAGACCTCGAGGAAGCAAAAACCTGTCCGAAGTGCGATGCCTCTAGGTTCGTGTTGGTAGAAGGCTCTGATGGCAGCATGAAACAGTCTAAGGTCCCCGAGAAGGTCgtacggcaccttcctttcctaccgaggcTGCAACGGCTGTATATGacggaggagtccgcgaaacagatgacgtggcacaagaatggcaaaagataccatcctgacaagatggtacacccggcGGACGGTGATGCATGGAAGCACTTCGATAACATGAATCCTGTCAAGGCTatggaggctcggaatgtacgcgtagcgctggcaacagatgggttcaacccgtttggaatgatggcggccccgtacacttgcTGGCCCGTGTttgtgatccccctcaatctcccccccggcgtCATGTTTGAACCTAAGAACGTGCTCTTGACGCTGATAATACCTGGACACCCGGGcgacaatatgggtgtgttcatgcagcCGGTGTgggatgaattggaacttgcttgGGAAGAGGGGGTACTCACGTACGACCGGGCTACGAAGAGGAACTTcagaatgcatgtgtggtaccagtattcaatgcatgacttcctggcgtatggcttattcagcgggtggtgtgttcacgggaagttcccttgcCCGACATGCAAGGCAGATGTGATGTTCACCTGGCTGGCCAAGGGCGGCAAGTTTTCTTCTTTCGACAAGCATCGCCAATTCCTGCCTGAGAACCATGAATTCAGGCTAGATGTAAAGCACTTCACGAAAGGCGTTCAAGTCACCGGCCCCATTCCGCAGGTTAAGAGCCCTGCCGCCGTCCTTGCCGACATACAGGCTCTCGAACCTGAGGAAACAGGTGGGTTTAAGGGATATGCTCGggaccacatgtggactcatatatcgggcttgactaggctcccctacttcaaggaccttcttcttccacacaacatcgatgtaatgcacacagaaaagaatgtggccgaggcactctgggcaacactcatggacgttGGCAAAAAGTCGAAGGACAACGTCAAGGCTAGACTGGACCTGGAGATGATCTGTGATAGACCAAACCTGGTGATGAAGACCCCTGCGCCCGGCAGGAAATGGAAAAGGGGGCCGGCCGATTACATCCTGAAAAGGGCAGATAGGAAGGAAGTTCTGCAGTGGATCAAGACGTTAAAGTTCCCCgatgggtatgcggcgaatctgagCAGGGGTGTGAACTTGCAGACTAtgaaagtcttagggatgaagagccatgacttccacatatggattgagcggatccttcctgcgatgacccggggatacctcccagagcatgtgtggcgcgtcctggcagagttgagcttcttcttccgccagctttgtgccaaggagttgtcTCGGGATGTTTGTGTTGAACTGGAGAAGGCTGCACctctgttgctctgcaagttggagatgatatttccacccggcttctttctGTCCATGCAGCATCTGATCTTGCACCTACCGCGCGAGGCACGGTTGGGGggtcccgtgcaggcccgttggtgctatccaatcgagaggtgtctaaagcttcttcggaaaaattgtagaaataaagccaagatTGAGGCTTCCGTGGGAGAGGCCTccgttctagaggaggtgtcgacctTCACACAGGCGTACTATACTGAGAAGCTTCGCAGCATGCACAATCCAACCCCTCGTTACAACGCTGACGAGAACTCATCGatactcagccttttccaaggggatCTCGGGAGTGGAAGCGCAGGTACCAACAAGCAGTTGAACCATCAGGAGTGGCAGACTATCATGTTCACATTGTTGatcaaccttgatgaagtgattCCTTATCagaa GGAATTTATTAGTCAATACTGGAGAGGCAATAGGGCTCCTACCGAGCAAGAAGAAGACAATCTTCTTAGACacggtgtgcccgatttcatctCCTGGTTCTGTACAAAG GCCCGAACGGATGCAGAAATGAGCGATGAATTGaaacaggtgggccgtggcttcTCCCATAGGGTgaagtcattcaccgtttatgatgtgaatggctatcgctttcgcaCGAGAAGCTACGAGGAGAGTCGACCCAACCTAAAAACCATGTGCTgcggagttcgtacgcccggcacgGATGGGAAggactactacggcatagtcgaAGAGATATACGAGCTCAACTTTAAGGGTGCCAGGGACTTTAGCGCCGgtggtattcaaatgccattggttcgatcctga